A DNA window from Camelina sativa cultivar DH55 chromosome 13, Cs, whole genome shotgun sequence contains the following coding sequences:
- the LOC104734313 gene encoding uncharacterized protein LOC104734313, translating into MDEIRGVPTWQEELASLVDTGLQYDRAPVDLTEIRSKRSGSVSADGSGSEPRETLKDQVTGFMKSWGEMLLDLTKGCKDIVVQTVVTEDSFVVRKLGKPAAKVSKKLSFLNEFLPEDRDPVHVWPVIFFVFLLALAALSFSPEHDRQMPVIKKLRIHPTGATRVQLPDGRYMAYQELGVSAERARYSFVVPHSFLSSRLAGIPGVKNSLLVEYGVRLVSYDLPGFGESDPHRGRNLSSSASDMINLAAATGIDDKFWLLGYSTGSMHTWAAMKYFPEKIAGAAMVAPVINPYEPSMVKEEMVKTWEQWLTKRKFMYFLARRFPILLPFFYRRSFLSGKLDQFDQWMSLSLGEKDNHLIKDPTFQDFYQRNVEECVRQGIAKPFVEESVLQVSNWGFSLSEFRTQKKCTTNGVLSWLMSMYSEAECELIGFRKPIHIWQGMDDRVAPPSMSDYISRMIPEATVHKIPNEGHFSYFYFCDECHRQIFYALFGEPKGQLERVKETKDTLAETEAHKDT; encoded by the exons ATGGATGAGATAAGAGGAGTGCCTACGTGGCAAGAAGAGCTGGCGAGTCTCGTTGACACCGGGTTACAATACGACAGAGCACCGGTCGATTTAACGGAAATCCGCTCGAAGAGATCGGGTTCTGTGTCGGCGGATGGATCCGGATCCGAGCCTAGGGAGACATTGAAAGATCAAGTGACGGGGTTCATGAAATCATGGGGAGAGATGCTTCTTGACCTCACCAAAGGTTGCAAGGACATTGTGGTGCAGACAGTGGTCACTGAGGACTCGTTCGTCGTACGGAAGCTTGGTAAACCGGCTGCTAAAGTTTCCAAGAAGCTAAGCTTTCTGAACGAGTTTTTGCCTGAGGATCGTGATCCGGTTCACGTTTGGCCTGtgatcttcttcgtcttcctcttaGCACTCGCAG CATTGAGCTTTAGTCCGGAGCATGATAGACAAATGCCAGTGATAAAGAAACTGCGTATACATCCTACCGGTGCCACCCGTGTACAGCTTCCAGATGGTAGATATATGGCTTACCAAGAGCTTGGTGTTTCAGCAGAAAGAGCAAGATACTCTTTCGTTGTGCctcattcttttctttcctcTCGACTTGCAG GCATACCTGGAGTGAAGAACTCATTGCTGGTGGAGTATGGTGTCCGTTTAGTGTCATATGATCTTCCAGGGTTTGGAGAGAGTGATCCTCATCGTGGTCGAAACCTTAGCTCATCAGCCTCAGATATGATAAACTTAGCAGCTGCTACTGGAATTGATGATAAATTCTGGTTACTTGGCTACTCTACTGGTAGTATGCATACATGGGCTGCAATGAAATACTTTCCTGAGAAAATTGCAG GAGCTGCAATGGTGGCTCCGGTGATAAATCCATATGAGCCAAGCATGGTTAAGGAAGAGATGGTAAAAACATGGGAGCAGTGGCTAACAAAGAGGAAATTCATGTACTTTTTGGCACGGCGGTTTCctattcttcttcctttcttctaccgtagatcttttctctctgGTAAACTCGATCAGTTTGATCAGTGGATGTCATTATCTTTAGGAGAAAAG GATAATCATCTGATCAAAGACCCTACTTTCCAAGACTTTTACCAAAGGAACGTGGAGGAATGCGTCCGTCAAGGAATCGCAAAACCATTTGTAGAAGAATCCGTGCTTCAAGTGTCGAACTGGGGTTTTAGTCTTTCCGAATTCCGAACACAGAAGAAATGTACAACCAACGGTGTCCTTTCTTGGCTCATGTCAATGTACAGTGAAGCCGAATGTGAACTAATTGGATTTCGAAAACCCATTCACATATGGCAG gGAATGGATGATCGAGTGGCTCCACCATCAATGAGTGACTACATCAGCAGAATGATTCCTGAAGCAACTGTACATAAGATTCCAAACGAAGGTCACTTCTCATACTTCTATTTCTGCGATGAGTGCCATAGACAAATTTTCTATGCTTTATTCGGAGAACCCAAAGGCCAGCTTGAAAGAGTGAAAGAAACAAAGGACACTCTAGCCGAAACAGAGGCACATAAGGACACTTAG
- the LOC109128307 gene encoding putative F-box/kelch-repeat protein At5g02990, producing MRQPRVSPAADVIDGKIYVIGGCRSNYIENWGEVYDPKTQTWQPILPTALDDLISQKNVVPGRLVMGGKEYGMHGWNLILMTGTCLVDKVLRLISFMKQSLYWNDPKEDLEWRLVQGLEEVSHQFLYFHNLLNLVGNSEGERRVTLWWKSVVTHPESLLPKEKRKTPHDGHQYCTEECKTEIWCGEVLFERRGLLELWGSVQWSKNVFTIDGWLLSQQLYYI from the exons ATGCGTCAGCCTCGAGTTTCTCCAGCCGCTGATGTAATCGACGGTAAGATCTACGTGATTGGTGGCTGCAGGTCCAACTATATCGAGAATTGGGGAGAAGTTTATGATCCAAAGACCCAAACTTGGCAGCCAATATTACCTACAGCACTTGACGATCTCATCTCACAAAAGAATGTGGTTCCAGGTAGATTAGTCATGGGTGGAAAGGAATATGGCATGCATGGTTGGAATCTTATCTTGATGACGGGCACTTGTttggtagacaaggttttgcgTCTAATATCATTTATGAAACAGAGTCTTTATTGGAACGATCCAAAGGAAGATTTGGAGTGGAGGTTGGTTCAAGGACTTGAAGAAGTCTCTCATCAGTTTCTATATTTTCATAATCTTTTAAATTTGGTTGGAAACTCCGAGGGAGAAAGAAGAGTGACATTGTGGTGGAAGTCGGTAGTTACTCATCCTGAAAGTCTTCTgcccaaagaaaaaagaaaaactcctCATGATGGTCACCAATATTGCACTGAGGAATGTAAAACAGAGATTTGGTGTGGAGAGGTTTTGTTTGAGAGACGCGGTTTACTAGAGCTTTGGGGATCTGTTCAATGGTCTAAAAATGTCTTTACCATTGACGGAT GGTTATTGTCACAACAGCTCTATTACATCTAG
- the LOC104734312 gene encoding 40S ribosomal protein S23-2, protein MGKTRGMGAGRKLKRLRINQRWADKQYKKSHQGNEWKKPFAGSSHAKGIVLEKIGIEAKQPNSAIRKCARVQLIKNGKKIAAFVPNDGCLNYIEENDEVLIAGFGRKGHAVGDIPGVRFKVVKVSGVSLLALFKEKKEKPRS, encoded by the exons ATGGG AAAGACACGTGGAATGGGAGCTGGGCGCAAGCTGAAGAGACTCCGTATCAACCAGAGGTGGGCTGACAAACAGTACAAGAAGTCTCACCAGGGTAACGAATGGAAGAAGCCTTTTGCTGGATCTTCTCACGCTAAGGGAATCGTTCTTGAGAAAAT CGGTATTGAAGCTAAGCAGCCTAACTCTGCTATCCGTAAGTGTGCTAGAGTTCAGCTCATCAAGAATGGAAAGAAGATTGCTGCCTTTGTCCCCAATGATGGTTGTTTGAACTACATTGAGGAAAAC GATGAGGTCTTGATTGCCGGATTTGGTCGTAAGGGTCATGCTGTGGGAGATATTCCCGGAGTTAGGTTCAAGGTCGTGAAGGTTTCTGGTGTTTCACTCTTGGCCCTCTTCAAggaaaagaaggagaagccaAGGTCTTAA